The Synechocystis sp. PCC 7509 genome includes a window with the following:
- a CDS encoding GNAT family N-acetyltransferase has protein sequence MEINLKLRPAALDDVGKLFGLIQALAEYEKLAHAVTGSVEALQEHLFGSHPYVEAIIAEYDGETAGFALFFPNYSTFLTQPGIYLEDLFVLPKYRRQGIGKEILGYLAKLTVERGYGRLEWSVLDWNSDAITFYERMGAEVLPDWRICRVTGESLNKLSIFL, from the coding sequence ATGGAAATAAACTTAAAATTACGTCCAGCCGCACTGGATGACGTAGGGAAACTGTTTGGTTTAATCCAAGCCCTAGCAGAGTACGAAAAGTTAGCTCATGCCGTTACAGGCAGTGTAGAAGCTTTGCAGGAACATTTATTTGGTTCTCATCCTTACGTTGAGGCAATAATTGCGGAATATGACGGCGAAACTGCCGGATTTGCCTTGTTTTTTCCTAATTACTCAACATTTCTCACGCAACCAGGAATATATTTAGAAGACCTATTTGTTTTACCTAAATACCGCCGTCAGGGAATTGGGAAAGAGATTTTAGGTTATTTAGCCAAACTAACTGTAGAGCGCGGCTATGGACGATTGGAGTGGAGCGTTTTAGATTGGAATAGTGATGCGATTACTTTTTACGAGCGTATGGGCGCAGAAGTCCTACCAGACTGGAGAATTTGCCGAGTTACAGGCGAATCATTAAATAAATTATCAATTTTTTTATAG